In Streptomyces sp. NBC_01231, the sequence GAACCACTGCCACCGACCACCGTCGAAGCACCGCCGTACCACGTCCCCAGAGCCGACCAGGAAGGGACAAGGACGTGCCCACCACCCCCCGCACCACCGCGCGCAGACCGCTGCGTTCGGTACTCGTGGCGCTCCTCGGAGCGCTCGTGCCGCTGCTCGCGGCCACCGTCCTCACCGCTCCGGCGGCCACGGCACGCCCCGCCAAGGCCGCCGCGGCCCTGACCGAGGTCACCGACTTCGGCACCAACCCCAGCAACCTCCAGATGTACCTGTACGTACCGGACAACGTCACCGCGCACCCGGCGGTCGTGGTCGCCGTCCACTACTGCACCGGCTCCGGGCCGGCCATGTACTCCGGCACCGAGTGGGCCTCGCTGGCCGACCGCTACGGATTCGTGGTCGTCTACCCCTCGGTCACCCGCGCCAGCAAGTGCTTCGACGTGTCATCGCCCCAGGCGCTCAAGCGCAACGGCGGCAGCGACCCCGTCGGCATCAAGTCCATGGTCGACTGGGTCACCCGCACCTACGGCGCCGACACGTCGAAGATCTTCGCCACCGGGATCTCCTCCGGCGCGATGATGACGAACGTCCTGCTGGGCGACTACCCCGACGTGTTCGCCGCGGGCGCCGCCTTCGCCGGCGTGCCGTTCGGCTGCTTCGCCACCACCAACGGTTCCGAGTGGAACAGCGAGTGCGCGAACGGCACGATCTCCCACACCCCGCAGGAGTGGGGCAACCTGGTCCGCGCCGCCTACACCGGCTACACCGGCCCCCGGCCGAGGATGCAGACATGGCACGGCACCGAGGACGACGTGCTGCGCTATCCCAACTTCGGGGAGCAGATCAAGGAATGGACGAACGTCCTCGGCGTCAGCCAGACCCCGGCCGCCACCGACTCGCCCGTCTCCGGCTGGACCCGCACCCGATACGGCTCCACCGGTGACCGTGCCGCCGTCGAGGCGATCAGCCTCCAGGGCGTGGGTCACAACCTCTACGGCTTCGGCATGGCCGCCCGCGCGCTCACCTTCTTCGGGCTCGACAGCTCGGGTCCCGCGCCCCAGCCCCAGCCGGGTGGCTGCAGGGTGACGGCGTCGACCAACGCCTGGAGCACCGGCCTCACCGGTTCGGTGACCCTGACCAACACCGGTACGACGTCGGTCAACGGCTGGAAACTCGGCTTCACCCTGCCCTCGGGCCAGACCATCACCAACGGCTGGGGCGCCACCTACGCCCCGGCGTCCGGGTCGGTCACGGCGACGAACGCCGCGTACAACGGGACGATCGCCCCGAACGCGAGCGTGACCATCGGCTATCAGGCGAACCATTCGGGCAACAGCGCGGCACCGACCGCGTTCACGCTGAACGGAACGGCCTGCACATGAGCTGAACGCCGAGCAGGGGGTGACCTCGGATGCGGGCCCCGAGGTCACCCCCTGCTCGGTCGCTCTTCCTGGCTCACACGGACCGGTGGTACTGGTCCGGCACCTGCGTCTCGGCCCCCAGCTCACGCGCGGCGAGCCGGGCCCACGACGGGCTGCGGAGCAGTTCGCGGCCCAGCAGAACCGCGTCGGCCTCCTCGTTGGCCAGGATCTTCTCGGCCGGTTCGACCTCGGTGATCAGGCCGACCGCGGCGACCGGGAGAGTGGTCTCGGCCTTGACGCGGGCGGCGAAGGGCACCTGGTAGCCCGGACCGGTCGGGATGCCGACCCCGGAGACGTTGCCGCCGGTGGAGACGTCGAGCAGGTCGACGCCGTGGGCCTGGAGGTCACCGGCGAGGCGGACCGTGTCGTCGGCGGTCCAGCCACCGTCCTCCAGCCAGTCCGTCGCCGAGATCCGGAAGAACAGCGGCTTGTCGTCCGGCCACACCGCGCGCACGGCGTCGACGACCTCGAGGGCGAGGCGGGTGCGGTTCTCGTAGGAGCCGCCGTAGGCGTCGGTACGGTGGTTGGAGTGCGGGGAGAGGAACTCGTTGATCAGGTAGCCGTGGGCGCCGTGGATCTCGACGACCTCGAAGCCGGCGGCCAGGGCCCGGCCGGCCGCGTCCGCGAACTGGCCGACGATCTCCTTGATCTGATCGATCGTCAGCTCGGTCGGGACCGGGTGCCGTTCGTCGAACGCCAGGGCGCTGGGCGCCAGCGGCTGCCAGCCGCCCGCCTCCGGTGCGAGCGGTGCGCCGCCCGTCCAGGTGCGGTCGGTCGACGCCTTGCGGCCGCTGTGCGCCAGCTGGATCCCGGGCACCGTGCCCTGGGACACCAGGAAACGGGTGATCCGGCGGAACGCCTCGACCTGGGTGTCGTTCCAGAGGCCGAGGTCGTACGGGGAGATCCGTCCCTCAGGGCTGACGCCGGTCGCCTCCACGAGGATCAGTCCCGTGCCGCCGGCCGCGCGTGCCGCGTAGTGCGCGAAGTGCCAGTCGGTGGGGGCGCCGGTGTCCGGCCCTTCGGAAGCCGCCGAGTACTGGCACATCGGGGGCATCCAGACCCGGTTCGGGATGGTCACGTCGCGCAGGCGGAAAGGCTGGAAGAGGGCGCTCATGGGGCGCTGCTCCGATCGTCGCGGGTCCGATGGACGACTCGTACGATAGGCATCGTAGTACGTCGAGTGTCAAACTACGAGAGGTCTCGTACAATGGGCGTTCCCGAGTGAGTGGAGCCGCCGTGACCACCCCCGCCGTCAGCAGTCGCGACCTCCCGCACCCGGCGCGCGAGGAGATCCGGCTGGAAGCCGTGCTGCACGCCCTCTCCGACCCCATGCGGTTGCGGATCGTGCGAGAGCTCGCCGCCGAGCGCGACGAGCTCTCCTGTTCGTACTTCGACCTGCCCGTCACCAAGTCCACGACCACCCACCACTTCCGGGTGCTGCGCGAGGCCGGGGTGATCCGGCAGGTCTATCGGGGCACGGCCAAGATGAACGGACTGCGCCGAGGCGACCTGGACGACCTCTTCCCGGGACTTGTCGACGCCCTGCTCGGCGCCGCCACCCGGCAGGCCGCCCGCCTAGGCGGCTGACTGTGCCGGGTCGGCCGCCGGGGCTGAACGCGCCTTCGCCGGAAGGTGGTTGAAGAGGAGGTTCAGCACGATCGCCGTCAGGCAGCCCGCGCTGATCCCGCTGTTCATCACCGTCTGGAACCAGTCCGGGAACTTCTCGTAGATCGTCGGCACGCCCACCGGCAACATGCCCATCGCCACCGAGACGGCCACCACCGTCAGGTTGTGGTTGCCCCTGAAGTCCACCTGGGCCAGTGTCCTCAGGCCGCTCGCCGCCACCGTCCCGAACATCACCAGGCCCGCACCGCCCAGCACCGGCGCGGGTACGGCCGCGACCACCGCGCCCAGCTTCGGCAGCAGCCCCAGCAGGACCAGGATGCCGCCCGCGGCGGCCACGACCCAGCGGCTACGGACGCGGGTCATGCCGACCAGGCCCACGTTCTGCGCGTACGCCGTGTACGGGAAGGTGTTGAAGACGCCGCCCAGGACGGTCGACAGGCCGTCGGCGCGCAGGCCGTCCGACAGTGAGCGCGGCTCGACCTTCCGGCCGGTCATCTCGCCTACCGCGACGAGGTCGCCGGTCGTCTCCGTCATCGTCACCAGCGCCACCACCAGCATCGAGATGGTCGCCGACACCTCGAAGGTGGGCGCCCCGAAGTGGAACGGCGTGCTGATCCCCACCCAGTCGGCGTCGCCCACCCCGCCGAAGTCCGTGAAGTCGAACGGCACCGCCACCGCCAGGCCCACCACGATGCCGATCAGCACGGCGATCCGGCTCAGGAACGACGGCGCGAACCGCTGCACGCCCAGCACCACCGCGAGCACGAAGGCCGCGAGCGCGATGTTCCTCGGCGCCCCGAAGTCCTTCGCCCCGGCGCCGCCCGCGACCCAGTTCCCCGCCACCGGCAGCAGCGAGATGCCGATGATCAGGATCACCGTGCCGGTGACGAGCGGCGGGAAGAACCGCAGCAACCGTCCGAAGACCGGCGCGAGCAGCACGATCGCGAGCCCCGCGACGATCACCGAGCCGTAGATCGCGGGCAGGCCGCCCCCGGTCGTGCCGATCAGCACCATCGGCGACACGGCCGCGAACGTGCAGCCCTGCATGATCGGCAGCCGCACGCCGAACCGCCAGAACCCGACGCACTGGATGAGCGTGGCGATCCCGCACACCAGGAGGTCGGCGGTGATCAGATATGCCAGGTCCGCGGGCGACAGCTTCATCGCGCCGCCGACGATCAGCGGAACGGCCACCGCGCCCGCGTACATCGCGAGCACGTGCTGCAGGCCGAAAACGGCCAACTGCCGTATGGGCGGGACCTCGTCGACGGGATGCACGGGTGCGGTCGATGCCATGGACACTCCAGAGCGGCGGGTGGCTGGGAACAGTCGGTCAGTACGGGACCGTAAGGGGCTTGAACAGTTTGTTGATGTCGGCGGCATTGCCGATCTGTGTCATGCCCACCCAGTTGTCCGCCACGCCGCTACGGGGTCATCGGCCGCGCCGCTGTCAGCAGCGATTCCCAGTCCGGCAACTTGGCCACGCTCCGCCCCAGTGAGGCCCCCAGCTCCGCCTCGGCCCGTTCGATCGCCTGCCACCCCGTCCACTCGACCGGCTGGATCCCGTCGGCCCGCAGTGCCGTGAGGGGGTCGCCGGGGAGGTCCGCGGATGCGAGGGCGGGGGCGTCCTCCAGCATCGAGGTCACCGTCTCCTTGGCGCACGGCCGGTTGGTGCCGATGACGCCTGTCGGGCCACGCTTGATCCAGCCGGCCACGTACTCGCCGGGCGCGACCACGCCCTCGCGCAGGACCCGGCCGGCCAGCTGGGGCACCGTGCCGCTCGCCGGGTCGAACGGCAGCCCCTCCAGGGGAACTCCGCGGTAGCCCACCGAGCGCAGCACCAGCTGGGCCTCGATCACCTCGAACCGGCCCGTCCCCGCCACCCCGCCCCGTCCGTCCGGCACGGTCCGCTCGAAACGCACCGCCCCCACATGCCCTTCGTCGGCCAGGAGCTCCACGGGCCGCAGGAAGAACCGCAGCCGGATCCGGCGGGCCGCGGCCGGTGCGGCCGGGGCGTTCGCCCAGCCCCGCAGTGCCTCGACGTTGCGGCGCTGCGCGGCAGGCAGCGCGGCGGGGTCCTGGTAGGCCGGATCGAGAGCCAACTCCTCCTCGTCCACGGCCACTTCGGTGCCCGGCAGGGCGCCCAGCTCCCGCAGCTCCTTGGTGGTGAAGCGGGCCTGGGAGGGGCCGCGCCGCCCCACCATGTGGATGTCGGTCACCTGGCTGGAGGCCAGTGCGGCCAGGGGCGCCTGCGGCATGTCGGTAGGGTTCAGTTCCGTCAGGCCCCGGGCCAGCATCCGGGTGACGTCCACGGCGACGTTGCCCACGCCGATGACCACCGCGGAGCGGGCTCCGACGACGAAACCGTCGGCGGCCGAGTCGGGATGCGCGCTGTACCAGGACACGAACTCCGTCGCCGACCAGCTGCCCGGCAGGTCCTCTCCGGGGATCCCCAGATGTCGGTCGGTGGCGGCGCCCACGCAGTACACCACGGCGTGGTACAGCTCCCGCAGTCGTGTGGCCGGTACCCCGCCGGGGCCGACCTGGACGCCTCCGAGGAAGCGCACCCGTTCGTGTTCCAGGACCATCCGCAGGGTGTTCTGCAGCGACTTGATCTTCTCGTGGTCCGGCGCCACGCCGTACCGGACCAGGCCGTACGGACACGGCAGCCGGTCCAGGACGTCGACGAGCACCTCGGAGTCCTGCTGGACCAGGCTCTGGGCGGTGTAGCACCCGCTCGGCCCGGACCCGACCACGGCGACTCGGAACACGGCGGAACTCCTAACCCGAGGGATCCATGGAGCCACTCTTCCAGCATCGCACTGTCACCGCGCCACTGACAGGGGCCGTGCGTGGTACGGGCGCGCGTGTCCGTGCGGATGGAATGTGATCATGCGGTTACGTTGCGTGTGTGCTAGAAGCATCCTTTCTTAATCTTTCTGATCGTTGTCCGGCCGACGGCATCGTGTCCGTGTGGCCCGCGTGGGAAGTGCGGGAGGACGGGGGCGTGACGTCGTGGTTCGACGTCCGGCTGGAGTTCACCGACGGCGCCGGGGTCGCCGCACTCGCCGCGGTGTCCGAAGGGGGCGTCTCGATCGAGGACGTCCGGGCCCGGCCGGGGCTGTCGCTCGACGACCTGGCCGAGCTCGCGGACTGGGTCGAGGGGCCTCTCTTCGAGGCCTGTGGTGGCGGGCCCGGGCCCGCCACGAAGGCGGCCGGGTCGCGTCGCGCCCGTCCCGCGTGGCCGCGTGGCATCGAGGGGCGTCGGCTGGTCGCGCAGGAGTACCGCGCGGCTCAGCTGGAGGGGGACGACCCCGTCCTCGCGGTGATGTGCGCGACCGGGCACAGCCGCCGCAAGTCCCTCAGGCTGATCGCGCAGGCGCGTGACGCCGGTCTGCTGACGCCACGTCACACGCGGTGCTGAGCAGGGCCGTTGGTCGGCCAGGGGTCACGGCATGGCCCGCATCCGGGTGATCTCGCTGGTCTGCTGGGCGATCACGTCGTCGGCCATCTCCTCGATCCGTACGTTGTTGCCCTGCGCCTTGACGTCCGTGGCCATGGTGATCGCGCCCTCGTGATGGGTGATCATCAGGGTGAGGAAGAGCTGGTCGAATGCCTTGCCCCGGGCGGCTTCCAGTTTCTTCAGCTGCGCCTCGGTCGCCATACCGGGCATCACGGTGTGCTCGTGCCCGCCGCCCTTCTCGTCCTCGCCGTGTTCCGTCAGCCAGCCCCGCATGGTGCTGATCTCCGGCCCCTGCGCGGCGGCGATCCGCTCGGCGAGCGCCTTGACCTTCGACGACTGCGCGCGCTTCGGGGCCAGTTCGGTCATCTCCAGTGCCTGAGTGTGGTGCTCGATCATCATTCGGGCGTAGCCGACGTCCGCCGTGTTGGGGGTGTCGTCGTCGACGCGCTGGGCCTGTGCGTCCTCGGCGGACATCGTGCGGTTCGCCTCGCCGGGCTTGCCGGGCACCAGCACCGAGGGGGCGGTCGCCGAGGCCGGCTTCGGGTCCGGAGCGGAGTCACAGGCCCCGAGCCCGAGCACGGCCAGGGCGACCAGTGCGGTGGTGGCGAGGGGTGCGCGCGACACACGGCGTAAGGGCACAACGACCTCCTGTGGCAGGCGGGATGAGGGGCGCCTCGTGAGTGCCGATGACCGTCCTAGCACGCTCCGGCGCGTGACTGATCGAAAACCTTCATTACAGGCTCGTGGCCCATTGTTGATATGAGCATGGCTAAGACGATACTGCGTGGTGCGTGAACCGTTCACACCGAACGGATCAAGGGAGGGAACAGTGATCCTGTTAAGCAATCCCCGAACCCGGCGCAGACGCCTGGGAGTTGTGGCGGCGGCCGCGGGTCTGCTGGCCGCGCTTCTGACGGCGGCTCCGGCGGCCGCGACCCCCGACCCCGGGGACGCGCCCGCGAAGAGCGAGGGCGTGTCCAAGAGTGTCGAAGCAGAGGTCCGGGCGGCGATCGCGGAGGATGAGATCCCGGCCCCGGACCAGATCGTCCACTCGGCCAACATCAAGCACCTCGCCAACGTCCCCAAGGACGTTCTGCCCGGCACCAACTCGGACCTCGCCTTCCAGGGCAAGTACGCCTATGCCGGCAACTACGACGGCTTCCGCGTCTTCGACATCAGCAACCCGAAGGCGCCGAGGACCGTCTCCCAGGTCCTGTGCCCGGGCTCGCAGAACGACATCACCGTCTCCGGCAACCTGCTGTTCCTGTCCACGGACTCCTCGCGCAGCGACAGCAGTTGCAACAGCACCACGCAGCCCGCCACCGAGAAGTCGTCGTGGGAGGGCATGAAGGTCTTCGACATCAGCGACAAGACCAACCCGAGGTACGTCGCCGCCGTCGAGACCGCCTGCGGCTCGCACACCCACACGCTGGTGCCCGAGCGCAGGAACGTCTACCTCTACGTCTCCTCGTACTCGCCGAGCGCCACCTACCCCGACTGCCAGCCGCCGCACGACGGCATCTCGGTCATCAAGGTGCCCCGCAACGCCCCCGAGAAGGCGGCGGTCGTGGACTTCCCGGTGCTCTTCCCCGGTGACGGCCCGGACGGCGGCGGCAACCCCGGCGCGCCCACCAACCCGGGTGTCTCCAGGACCACCGGCTGCCACGACATCACCGTGCTGCCCTCGAAGGACCTGGCGGCGGGCGCCTGCATGGGCGACGGCATCCTGTTCTCCATCAAGGACCCCGCGCGTCCGAAGGTCATCGACCGGGTGCAGGACAACGTGAACTTCGCGTTCTGGCACTCGGCGACCTTCAACCAGAAGGCCGACAAGGTCGTCTTCACCGACGAGTTGGGCGGCGGCGGCGCGGCCACCTGCAACGCGGCGACCGGCCCGAACCGCGGTGCGGACGGCATCTACGACGTCGTCGGCAGGGGTGACCACCGCAAGCTGGTCTTCCGCAGCTACTACAAGATTCCGCGCCACCAGGCCGACACCGAGAACTGCGTGGCCCACAACGGCTCGCTGATCCCGGTCAAGGGCAAGGACCTCATGGTCCAGGCGTGGTACCAGGGCGGCGTCTCCGTCTGGGACTTCACCAACTCCTCGAAGCCCAAGGAGATCGCGTACTTCGAGCGGGGCCCGCTGAGCGTCGACAAGATGACGACCGGCGGTTCCTGGTCGGCGTACTACTACAACGGCTACATCTACTCGAACGACATCGCCAAGGGCTTCGACGTGCTGAAGCTCGACGACCGGCGCACCGACCCGGCGAAGCGGGTCCGGCTGGGCGAACTCAACGTCCAGACGCAGCCGGACTACTTCGACTGACGGTCCCCGCCGCATTCCGGCGCGGGCCCGGTCGCGAAGAATCTCGACAGGTCGGTGTCACCGGTCCCGTCGGACGCCATGGAGGTGTCCGGCGGGACCCCCTGCTCCCAGTCGATCCGGTAGCGCTTGAACAACTCGGCCCGCAGC encodes:
- a CDS encoding ArsR family transcriptional regulator; the encoded protein is MTTPAVSSRDLPHPAREEIRLEAVLHALSDPMRLRIVRELAAERDELSCSYFDLPVTKSTTTHHFRVLREAGVIRQVYRGTAKMNGLRRGDLDDLFPGLVDALLGAATRQAARLGG
- a CDS encoding PHB depolymerase family esterase, coding for MPTTPRTTARRPLRSVLVALLGALVPLLAATVLTAPAATARPAKAAAALTEVTDFGTNPSNLQMYLYVPDNVTAHPAVVVAVHYCTGSGPAMYSGTEWASLADRYGFVVVYPSVTRASKCFDVSSPQALKRNGGSDPVGIKSMVDWVTRTYGADTSKIFATGISSGAMMTNVLLGDYPDVFAAGAAFAGVPFGCFATTNGSEWNSECANGTISHTPQEWGNLVRAAYTGYTGPRPRMQTWHGTEDDVLRYPNFGEQIKEWTNVLGVSQTPAATDSPVSGWTRTRYGSTGDRAAVEAISLQGVGHNLYGFGMAARALTFFGLDSSGPAPQPQPGGCRVTASTNAWSTGLTGSVTLTNTGTTSVNGWKLGFTLPSGQTITNGWGATYAPASGSVTATNAAYNGTIAPNASVTIGYQANHSGNSAAPTAFTLNGTACT
- a CDS encoding DUF305 domain-containing protein, producing MPLRRVSRAPLATTALVALAVLGLGACDSAPDPKPASATAPSVLVPGKPGEANRTMSAEDAQAQRVDDDTPNTADVGYARMMIEHHTQALEMTELAPKRAQSSKVKALAERIAAAQGPEISTMRGWLTEHGEDEKGGGHEHTVMPGMATEAQLKKLEAARGKAFDQLFLTLMITHHEGAITMATDVKAQGNNVRIEEMADDVIAQQTSEITRMRAMP
- a CDS encoding purine permease, with protein sequence MASTAPVHPVDEVPPIRQLAVFGLQHVLAMYAGAVAVPLIVGGAMKLSPADLAYLITADLLVCGIATLIQCVGFWRFGVRLPIMQGCTFAAVSPMVLIGTTGGGLPAIYGSVIVAGLAIVLLAPVFGRLLRFFPPLVTGTVILIIGISLLPVAGNWVAGGAGAKDFGAPRNIALAAFVLAVVLGVQRFAPSFLSRIAVLIGIVVGLAVAVPFDFTDFGGVGDADWVGISTPFHFGAPTFEVSATISMLVVALVTMTETTGDLVAVGEMTGRKVEPRSLSDGLRADGLSTVLGGVFNTFPYTAYAQNVGLVGMTRVRSRWVVAAAGGILVLLGLLPKLGAVVAAVPAPVLGGAGLVMFGTVAASGLRTLAQVDFRGNHNLTVVAVSVAMGMLPVGVPTIYEKFPDWFQTVMNSGISAGCLTAIVLNLLFNHLPAKARSAPAADPAQSAA
- a CDS encoding NADH:flavin oxidoreductase/NADH oxidase, with the translated sequence MSALFQPFRLRDVTIPNRVWMPPMCQYSAASEGPDTGAPTDWHFAHYAARAAGGTGLILVEATGVSPEGRISPYDLGLWNDTQVEAFRRITRFLVSQGTVPGIQLAHSGRKASTDRTWTGGAPLAPEAGGWQPLAPSALAFDERHPVPTELTIDQIKEIVGQFADAAGRALAAGFEVVEIHGAHGYLINEFLSPHSNHRTDAYGGSYENRTRLALEVVDAVRAVWPDDKPLFFRISATDWLEDGGWTADDTVRLAGDLQAHGVDLLDVSTGGNVSGVGIPTGPGYQVPFAARVKAETTLPVAAVGLITEVEPAEKILANEEADAVLLGRELLRSPSWARLAARELGAETQVPDQYHRSV
- a CDS encoding FAD-dependent oxidoreductase → MFRVAVVGSGPSGCYTAQSLVQQDSEVLVDVLDRLPCPYGLVRYGVAPDHEKIKSLQNTLRMVLEHERVRFLGGVQVGPGGVPATRLRELYHAVVYCVGAATDRHLGIPGEDLPGSWSATEFVSWYSAHPDSAADGFVVGARSAVVIGVGNVAVDVTRMLARGLTELNPTDMPQAPLAALASSQVTDIHMVGRRGPSQARFTTKELRELGALPGTEVAVDEEELALDPAYQDPAALPAAQRRNVEALRGWANAPAAPAAARRIRLRFFLRPVELLADEGHVGAVRFERTVPDGRGGVAGTGRFEVIEAQLVLRSVGYRGVPLEGLPFDPASGTVPQLAGRVLREGVVAPGEYVAGWIKRGPTGVIGTNRPCAKETVTSMLEDAPALASADLPGDPLTALRADGIQPVEWTGWQAIERAEAELGASLGRSVAKLPDWESLLTAARPMTP
- a CDS encoding DUF6214 family protein, producing the protein MSVWPAWEVREDGGVTSWFDVRLEFTDGAGVAALAAVSEGGVSIEDVRARPGLSLDDLAELADWVEGPLFEACGGGPGPATKAAGSRRARPAWPRGIEGRRLVAQEYRAAQLEGDDPVLAVMCATGHSRRKSLRLIAQARDAGLLTPRHTRC